A stretch of the Capsicum annuum cultivar UCD-10X-F1 chromosome 10, UCD10Xv1.1, whole genome shotgun sequence genome encodes the following:
- the LOC107845604 gene encoding jasmonoyl--L-amino acid synthetase JAR6 — protein MKMIVENIEKKFDGEEVIEDFEVLTKDVGRVQEETLQKILEENGETEYLKQWGLNGRTDAETFKACVPIVTHKNLEPYIQRIADGDFSPILTGKSIETISLSSGTTQGKPKFVPFNDELMESTMQIFKTSFAFRNREFPIGNGKALQFIYSSKQFKTKGGLAAGTATTNVYRNAQFKKTMKAMSTPCCSPDEVIFGPDFQQSLYCHLLCGLIFRDEVHVVSSTFAHSIVHAFRTFEQVWESLVVDMREGVLSSRVTVPSIRLAMTKLLKPDPELADAIYSKCLSLSNWCGLIPELFPNTKYIYGIMTGSMEPYLKKLRHYAGELPLLSADYGSSEGWVGVNINPKLPPEMVTYAVLPNIGYFEFLPLEENVNGMMEQANSPVGLTEVKLGEEYEIVFTNFAGLYRYRLGDVVKIKGFHNGTPELQFVCRSNLLLNINIDKNTEKDLQLAVEAAAKHLIDEKLEVVDFTSHVNISADPGHYIIFWELSGEATDEMLQDCCNCLDKSFIDAGYVSSRKVSAIGALELRIVKRGTFHKILDHFVGLGGAVSQFKTPRCVGPKNSSLIQILSTNVVKSYSSTAFY, from the exons ATGAAGATGATTGTAGAAAATATTGAGAAGAAATTTGACGGAGAAGAAGTGATTGAGGATTTTGAGGTGTTGACTAAAGATGTTGGTAGAGTTCAAGAAGAGACACTTcaaaaaattcttgaagaaaatggGGAAACTGAGTATCTGAAGCAATGGGGTTTGAATGGAAGAACTGATGCTGAGACTTTCAAGGCTTGTGTCCCTATTGTTACTCACAAAAATTTGGAGCCTTATATTCAAAGAATTGCTGATGGTGATTTTTCTCCCATTCTTACCGGAAAGTCCATTGAAACAATCTCCTTGAG TTCTGGCACTACTCAAGGGAAGCCAAAGTTTGTACCTTTCAATGATGAATTAATGGAGTCCACCATGCAGATATTCAAGACTTCTTTTGCCTTTAGGAACAG AGAATTTCCAATTGGGAATGGGAAGGCTTTGCAGTTTATTTACAGCAGCAAGCAGTTCAAAACTAAAGGTGGTTTGGCAGCTGGAACAGCCACTACCAATGTGTATAGAAATGCACAATTCAAGAAGACAATGAAGGCAATGTCTACACCATGTTGTAGTCCTGATGAAGTAATATTTGGTCCTGATTTTCAACAATCCTTGTACTGCCACCTTCTGTGTGGTCTCATTTTCCGCGATGAAGTTCATGTTGTCTCGTCTACATTTGCACATAGCATTGTCCATGCTTTTCGAACTTTTGAACAAGTATGGGAATCACTTGTTGTTGACATGAGAGAGGGAGTCTTATCGAGCAGAGTCACTGTCCCATCTATAAGATTAGCCATGACAAAATTGCTGAAGCCTGATCCAGAGCTGGCTGATGCAATTTATAGCAAATGCTTAAGTTTAAGCAATTGGTGTGGTTTGATTCCCGAACTCTTCCCGAATACAAAGTACATATACGGTATCATGACAGGTTCCATGGAGCCTTACTTGAAGAAACTGAGGCACTATGCAGGAGAATTGCCTTTACTGAGTGCAGATTATGGTTCATCTGAGGGGTGGGTCGGAGTAAACATTAACCCAAAACTCCCCCCTGAGATGGTTACTTATGCGGTGCTACCAAATATTGGTTATTTTGAATTCCTCCCCCTCGAGGAAAATGTCAATGGCATGATGGAGCAAGCAAATTCTCCAGTGGGTCTGACTGAAGTTAAACTTGGTGAAGAGTATGAAATTGTCTTCACTAATTTTGCAG GTTTATATCGTTATAGACTAGGTGATGTGGTCAAGATAAAAGGATTCCACAATGGCACTCCAGAACTCCAGTTTGTCTGCAGAAGTAACCTTTTGCTGAACATTAACATAGACAAGAATACTGAGAAAGATTTGCAGCTAGCCGTGGAAGCTGCAGCCAAGCacttaatagatgaaaaactagAAGTGGTGGACTTCACGAGCCATGTTAACATCTCAGCTGATCCAGGGCACTACATAATCTTCTGGGAACTAAGCGGGGAAGCAACTGATGAAATGTTGCAAGACTGCTGCAACTGTCTGGACAAATCATTTATCGATGCAGGCTACGTGAGCTCCAGGAAAGTGAGTGCAATTGGAGCACTTGAACTGAGAATTGTGAAGAGAGGAACCTTTCATAAGATATTGGATCATTTTGTAGGACTAGGTGGAGCTGTTAGCCAGTTCAAAACCCCTAGATGTGTTGGTCCAAAAAATAGCTCATTGATCCAAATACTGTCTACTAATGTTGTTAAGAGCTATTCCAGTACTGCCTTCTATTAA